The Enoplosus armatus isolate fEnoArm2 chromosome 21, fEnoArm2.hap1, whole genome shotgun sequence genomic sequence GGAGCGTTGCAAAAGAAATTCATCCAAAATCTGCTATGCTTTGGGAAAACGGTTCAGCAGTCATTTATAGGCGCTGTTGTATTAAATAGACGTTAAAACAACGTCCCAAAACTACAGATTGGTCCCCACCACGAATGAGGAAGACATAGACTCAACTCAGTCAACGGGGATGACAGGCGGCATCACGGAGAAGTAAGTGCTGCacggaaaaaacaacaacaacaacaacaacaacaacaacaacgcacAATGTCAAAATCTGCATACTATGAAAAGGTCAATCTGCACTACGGCGTGTGGGGTTAggtgaagaaaagaaactgcCACTGCAAATCAAACCTCTATTATCATTAATCTCAAACTCCCGCAGGCTAGCTCGCGTTTAAACTGACGCATTAtctattaatgtgtgtgtgtgtgtgtgtgtgtgtgtgtgtgtgaatccgGGTTGCGCTGACCTTTGTCATCCTACGTGCTTGTTGCTGGTCTTTGAAAAATGCAATGTACTCCTGGTAATCACAGCTGAACGTAACGGGGTTGTAAAACTTGCAAATAGCAAGAAACGGAGGATTTGGACATATGTATTTGCATAAACACAACCCGgcacaagggggggggggggggggggggggggattcttCCGCCGTCGTGTGTCCACGCTGGGGAACACTGGCGGCGGAGGTTTAAATAAAAAGCTTGATAGGTTGAAAAGGAGACATCCCAACAGTAGCAATTAGAAGGCTGATGAAGCCAaaccttggtgtgtgtgtgtgtgtgtgtgtgtgtgtgtgtgtgtgtgttgctgtcagtGCTGCTCGTCATGTGTCTGCTCGTGTTGTCATATTAAAAATGGACAGAAGTGCTAATGTCTGCGTTACTGGCATCTTGTTTTcggtgtgtgtggttgtgtagctcgtcgtgtgtgtgtgtgtgtgtgtgtgtgtgtgtgtgtgtgcagtacatACTGGATCATTGAAAAGCTTGGTGGAAACGGGGCAGTGTGGTGGGTGCGCTCAAGTTGGAtatgaaggaggaggggagccCTTGAAGCGGACTCTCCGCAGCCTCTGGGCCTTCAGGCGGCTGGGGGGGCAGCTGGACGAGAGGCGTGGGCTCTTCGTTGGGTGGATAGACAACGCCCTGCCCCCCGCTGCCCCCCGCCTGGTTGTACGGAGGCCCGTTGAGTGGCAGGAAGTTGAAAAGTTGCGAGAAGTccatcagagaggaggatgaggccAGAGAGTCTCCTGCGGTGGCTGCTGCCATCGGTGTGGACATTTTGGACAGGGACTCCTCCGGGCTCGCTTCCTCCAGCATGCCCACTTGAGTCTCCAACACAAgtttggaggaggagagttGGGGTTCTTGGGctgcagaggatgaggagggcaTGCTGCTCTGCAGCTCCATCAGGTAGGTCTCCAGTTCTCCCTTTAGATTCTGCTCCCGCTCCTGCGAGGAGACGGTGTATGAGGTAAAGTTGGAGCCCAGCGGGTACTTTAAAGAAAAGGGGTGCGTGGGGGTGGGGAAGGGCTCTGTTTCCAGGACGGGGCCTGTGTACATGTTGAGCTGGTGCGGCCTCTGCGTCAGCATTCCTGGGAGCTCGCCCTTGATGCCGCCAGACACCAAGTCGTAGACGACGGGCTCCAGCGAATCAGCTGGCTCAGTTTTTACCCTCAGCAGCTCCCGGGCGTGGCTCTTTTTCACGTGGCGCGTCAGGTGGTCCTTTCTACCAAATCGCTGGGCACAGTACTGACAAAGGAAGTCCTTGCGTCCAGTGTGCACCACCATGTGGCGTCGCACATCTTTACGGGTGTAAAACCGCCGCTCGCAGTGCTCGCAGCGATGCTTCTTCTCTTTGGTCCCGCCAGAGGACTTGCCGGCGTGCGTTTTGAGGTGTTCCAGGAGGACCCCGGTGCTGGGGAACGGCTGCAGGCACACTTGGCAGGTGAGGTTTCCACTGTTGGCAGCGTGGAGGGCGAGGTGGCGCTTGAAGCCCAGCTTGGTGTTGTAGCTCTTGCCGCACTCCTGACAGCTGAACGCCTCCTTGTAGGGGTCGTGAGTGTGTAGGTGATTCTTTAAGTGATCCTTGCGGTGGAACATTTTCTCACAGTATGAACACTTGTGGTTTTTTTCTGGCGAGTGAGTTGCCATATGCCTTggaacacagacacattctATGAGCACTCAGAATTGTTGCAATCACGTTTCAAGTACGCATGCtttacatcacacacaaaaacacaaagagctgaaaacaagcattcatcacacacatgaTTCTGATTACTACTGTGCATTATGTTACCAAAGGTGTAATGAGAAAAGCAACATGCTGCAGCCTTCTATGCACTGCTGCTTGTCTGTACCGTAGCAGCTTGTATTTGGAGACGAAGGCCTTGGTGCAGTCGGGGTGGGAGCAGCGGTACGGTCTTTCTCCTGTGTGAGAGTACGAGTGCACCTTTAGCTTCTCCAGACTGTTGAAGGCTTTCTGACACTCCTGGCAGGGGAAATTCTTCTTCGGCTTCCCCTCCGCCTTCCTGCGCCTCCCCGTCgtcggcggcggcggcggcggcgcgAGCTTGGCTTTCTCCAGGACGTGGTCACAGTGGCCCTGGGTTCCTGTGGCCATGGCACTCTAAGGCAGACCAGCTACATGGACAGGGGCGCAGTGCCCAACTAGTACTGATGCAATTATTCTATCCAGTTTTATGTGCTCAACACCGCCCGGACTCAAgggcctgagagagagagagagagagaaaatatcaTCTGAATGGTTCAGTTTCAGGTTACGGACTGTGTTTCTGGCAGTACAAAGACACTAAAACCTAAAATCAGAATAAATCAACAGAAATAGTGATCCGAGGCCTGTATCAAGAAGCAGCTTCGGCTTAATCCGGCTCTCTTTGGGTCACCTGTACACTGGTAATCCTGGATAAGCGGTGTCATGAAGCTGGTTATCAACTGGCTCGGTTAACTCTGGGTTTTTACAATCCAGCTCAGAGCATCGAGGAGTCCTTGATTTCAAGCAACATAATCAGAACCATGAGTAGAAGGTGTCGGtaaaaaaaagctgtgaaaCACTAGAAATAATATCCAAATATTAAAAGTAGTTGGCTATAAATAcgcgtatatgtgtgtgtgtcattcctGCAAAAGCTCTTTTGGTTCTTTCTCCTTCGATATGTATTCAAAACCCTCAGAAAAACACCATTGTGTGGGTACGTCTATTTCAAATGAAGGTCACAATTACACTCTTGTTCCTTAAAAACAGTCtcaatgtatgttttttgttgcatgtttgcCATTTACTAAAAATCACGGGAGGCTTCAGAAACAACTGCTGAACCGTGAGCATGTCCCAACATAGAGTCACGACTCGAGTGGCAAAAAGAACGACAGTAAGTATCGAGGCAGTCTAACATCAAACCAGCAGTTAGCACTCAGTTGCAAAAGTCACTGCATCCAGACCAAGTCGGGGGTcttcccattcatttcaatgtggGTAGTCAGTTTAGGCCCGAAAAGTTGAAACGGgttcaacttttggagaaacgaAACCCGCGCTACCCCTGCACTTATCGCCGCAACGCCCCGATTTGGCCCTCATGCATGCCCGAGGCTCCATTTCCTGAAGCTGCTACGCAAAGAAACACTGTATCGTTGGATCGTATGTGacaaagcagcagcatgcaCCAGTAGCTTAATGGAGACACCCCTGTGATCAGTGGAAGCTCTGcttcctgagccacagccacatgtaaaaacacacctTCAGCTCGTGGCAGACTGCTTCACTAATGTTCTCGCCGCAGAGTTAAAAGACTCTATTCTGACTCGATTCCTCTTCTCCCACCCAGGCTCGATGCACTGGGACGGACAATACGCATTTGGGGAAAGTCAGGAAAACACCAGCATGTCACAGCACTGCTCGCAATAGCCTGCGCGGCTGTGAGCCACGATGCCCGCCGTGGTGGACTCATTTAGCCCGAGCAAGGTCTCAGCAAGCTGGGCAACGGACAGGCAGAGGACAAAAAGGATAGGTCAAGGTGGctgataaacaaaaacacagtgaaacgGTATATAACCGAAATCTGGAGCTACAAATTGAaccatgatatatatatatatatatatatatacacacaactATACACTGTATAACGATAATACCTAGTAATATACTGTATTGGTTGTAGATCCTGTAGGCTGATATCATGTACTGGTATGGTAAGGCAATGTTATTGAATTATAAGTGTGGttcaaataacacattttagtCACTAACAgtatctaattgaagggctcctttaaaaaaatgtgtctgtgagcacccaccccctttgtatttatttatttatttttttttttagggttagctagcacgtagCTTGCCAATCACATGGACTCTGCACAAACAAGGgcgttctacagaaggttccacctttcTGGatttggagtgtgaatcagaacggttggaagagcaggaatcaaaacacaagaacGCCCCGATTACcgtgattggttgtttgattcagacctggtccagtttttttaaaagactaaatacaaaagggggggggggggcggggtgctcacagacacacatttacttAAAGGAGCCCCAATAATTACATATGGCTAATACAGAAACATGCATTTATATGTAATAATCATACGAGGATATAAAGTACGGTAATACTACAGATATTACTACTAATACCACAGATGTAAAGCGTTTATAATTATTAGCAGTATCCACTCTACAAACACAGGTATGGTCCGTGTAGTTTAGCTACATCAATGTAACCCGGCACTATGGCACAGCTGGcttgtatgcatgcatgcacctCCCCAGCGTACGTGTACATATACAATGCttttatcaacaacaacaaaaaactccTTTAAAAAGGTTAACCAGCTTCCACGATAGACTGAAGAATCTGTCTCAATCAGGTTTCTTTCCGTATTAGTGTAGAAACGAATAAAAGTATCTAAAAAGTATTTCAAGCAAAGTCGGCGAAGGGAGTTTTAGCTCGTGCCTTAACCCTGAGCTTTAAAAGGcgcatttaatttaataaaaaggcaaataGATGAGATTAACAAACGCACGAGAAGTGGAGCAGAGGCGAATTCTTACATTATATTATCATTGAAGATTCACACACACGGGAGGATCATCATGACCTGCAGTCATTCTGGGATATTCCATCAGATTATAAACACACTCATTCGTCCACGCTGGCACAGCGTTTGAACCGCAAAAGCACCACAATCACATCATTCCCTCCGCCTCATTTTGGTTGTGTAGAGGGCTGACGTCTCTGTATCGCTGCAAAtacattgatttcattttatttcctggGATCTCTGAGCCTTTTCGCTATTCAAATGAAGGGGTTATTAGGGCTCCTGTCTGCAGCGATTCATGCATTTCtacacagaaaatgaaccaCAAACGACACCGATGGCAGCAAACTATTTTGCAGAAATTAAGACTTAGCAGAGTTTTTAAAACGTTTTAAAAGAACTTCAGCGAGAAAAGTGACGTATTCCTTCtgtaaaaaaagataaattattTCATCCTCATTACTGACCCTTCATTTAAAAATTTCAcgtcactgttttctgtttcttataattctgaaaaaacatttgtgatactaacaaaaacactggataCATTCTGTATCTTTACTCACTTCCGTTAGCTGCTTTTCGTATGTATACTAAATAGATAAACATATTCATATCAGATAGAGACAaatcttttattattttgtaagtGTAGTATAACTGAAAGTTAGCACACTATGGTTAATATTATTttcaagacaaaataaaaaaagcctaGCAATTGATATTTTAGAAGCCTTGGACAAGGCTTGGGAAGAGTTTACAACAATAGGATTATATTgcacattaatataaaaattTGCTGATCTCAGGACGGGAAATAAAACCAGTCAAACACATATGAACCCCAGGTAGAAGGAGGAGTAGTGCCAGGAGAAATACATTAATTATAATgccttcaaaaacaacaacaacaacaacaacaacagtagcACCTGGTTGCAATATCTCACTATCAAAACATTCCCATTTCTTACAACATTTAGGGACATGAGAGCGTTCACATTGTTGCTTCATTAAGGACATCAAGACATTTGACAGCCTCCTCCCAGGCTTGCACATGTCAACATTATCTTTTCAATAGATGAACAGCCTCAACAGCATCATTCAAAGTCTGGTGTGAAGC encodes the following:
- the plag1 gene encoding zinc finger protein PLAG1, which translates into the protein MATGTQGHCDHVLEKAKLAPPPPPPTTGRRRKAEGKPKKNFPCQECQKAFNSLEKLKVHSYSHTGERPYRCSHPDCTKAFVSKYKLLRHMATHSPEKNHKCSYCEKMFHRKDHLKNHLHTHDPYKEAFSCQECGKSYNTKLGFKRHLALHAANSGNLTCQVCLQPFPSTGVLLEHLKTHAGKSSGGTKEKKHRCEHCERRFYTRKDVRRHMVVHTGRKDFLCQYCAQRFGRKDHLTRHVKKSHARELLRVKTEPADSLEPVVYDLVSGGIKGELPGMLTQRPHQLNMYTGPVLETEPFPTPTHPFSLKYPLGSNFTSYTVSSQEREQNLKGELETYLMELQSSMPSSSSAAQEPQLSSSKLVLETQVGMLEEASPEESLSKMSTPMAAATAGDSLASSSSLMDFSQLFNFLPLNGPPYNQAGGSGGQGVVYPPNEEPTPLVQLPPQPPEGPEAAESPLQGLPSSFISNLSAPTTLPRFHQAFQ